The Meriones unguiculatus strain TT.TT164.6M chromosome 1, Bangor_MerUng_6.1, whole genome shotgun sequence genome has a segment encoding these proteins:
- the Dhdh gene encoding trans-1,2-dihydrobenzene-1,2-diol dehydrogenase, which translates to MALRWGIVSAGLIASDFTTMLSSLSPSEHQVVAVAARDLNRAKEFAQKYNIPKAYGSYEELAKDPNVEVAYIATQHPQHKSAVLLCLAAGKAVLCEKPMGVNAAEVREMVAEARSQGRFLMEAIWSRFFPAMEALREVLGQGTVGDLRVARAELGFSLNNILPRTTDWSQAGGSLLDLGIYCVQFLSMVFGAQKPEKISAVARIHETGVDDTVSVLLQYPGGVHGSFTCSISATLPNTAYVNGTKGTAQILQMWCPTELVVNGERKEFPPPVLGEGYNFLKGSCMSYEANHVRECLRKGLKESPVVPLADSELFAEILEEVRKILGVTFPQDKC; encoded by the exons ATGGCCTTGCGCTGGGGCATTGTGTCAGCGGGCTTAATCGCCAGCGACTTTACAACCATGCTGAGCTCGCTGTCTCCCTCGGAGCACCAG GTGGTGGCAGTGGCCGCGAGGGACCTGAACCGGGCGAAGGAGTTTGCACAGAAATACAACATCCCCAAGGCCTACGGCTCCTACGAGGAGCTGGCCAAGGACCCTAACGTGG AGGTGGCCTACATCGCCACCCAGCACCCCCAGCATAAGTCTGCCGTGCTCCTCTGCCTGGCTGCAGGCAAGGCTGTCCTCTGCGAGAAACCCATGGGTGTGAATGCAGCAGAAGTTCGGGAGATGGTTGCAGAGGCCCGTTCTCAGGGCCGCTTCCTTATGGAG GCCATCTGGAGCCGTTTTTTTCCTGCTATGGAGGCTTTGCGAGAAGTTTTGGGCCAAGGAACTGTCGGGGACCTGCGAGTGGCCCGTGCAGAACTTGGGTTTAGTTTAAACAACATTTTACCCCGGACTACAGACTGGAGCCAGGCCGGCGGCAGCCTGCTGGATCTAGGCATTTACTGCGTCCAGTTCCTCTCCATGGTCTTCGGTGCGCAGAAGCCAGAGAAGATTTCAGCCGTGGCAAGGATCCATGAAACAG GTGTGGACGACACAGTCAGCGTGCTGCTCCAGTACCCGGGAGGGGTCCACGGCAGCTTCACCTGCAGCATCTCCGCCACCCTCCCCAACACTGCCTACGTGAACGGCACGAAGGGCACGGCCCAG ATTCTCCAAATGTGGTGCCCAACGGAGCTGGTGGTGAATGGCGAGCGTAAAGAGTTTCCTCCACCTGTCTTGGGGGAAGGGTACAATTTTTTAAAGGGGTCGTGCATGAGTTATGAAGCCAACCACGTCCGAGAGTGTCTGCGTAAGG gtcTTAAGGAAAGCCCTGTGGTTCCTCTGGCAGATAGTGAGCTCTTTGCTGAAATCCTTGAGGAGGTGAGAAAGATCCTCGGAGTCACCTTCCCCCAGGATAAATGTTGA